A window of the Brassica napus cultivar Da-Ae chromosome C5, Da-Ae, whole genome shotgun sequence genome harbors these coding sequences:
- the LOC106451721 gene encoding UPF0235 protein C15orf40 homolog codes for MAPTKRGKKSNSAASTTVKPTADNTSSFPACLRLLTPSSVAITIHAKPGSKSASITDVSDEAVGVQIDAPARDGEANAALLEYMSSVLGVKRRQVSLGSGSKCRDKVLIVEDMTQQRVFQALSEASKPT; via the exons ATGGCTCCGACGAAGAGAGGAAAGAAGAGCAATTCGGCCGCATCAACGACGGTAAAACCCACCGCCGATAACACTTCGAGCTTTCCGGCATGTTTGCGCCTCCTTACGCCTTCCTCCGTCGCCATCACCATCCACGCGAAGCCTGGTTCCAAATCTGCCTCCATCACCG ATGTGAGCGACGAAGCGGTGGGCGTTCAGATCGATGCTCCGGCAAGGGATGGTGAGGCTAACGCTGCACTTCTCGAGTACATGAGCTCT GTGTTGGGGGTGAAAAGAAGACAAGTTTCATTGGGTTCAGGATCCAAGTGTCGAGATAAAGTTTTGATTGTCGAGGATATGACCCAACAAAGAGTCTTCCAAGCTCTGTCCGAAGCATCAAAACCTACTTAA